From the genome of Setaria viridis chromosome 1, Setaria_viridis_v4.0, whole genome shotgun sequence:
TACCATCATCGTATCTATCGTCATACAAAAGCTGAGCTTGAACAAGTTAGTTAGCTCTGTCGAATTTACATGCcatccaaaaaacaaaaaacaaaaactcaGCTTAAGAAGGTTTTGGCGAGAACTTCAGAGATACTCCATCCCCAGTGCCTGAAAACATACTCCTAGATCTCAAAGGGACTCTCGGCTCTCCACAAAGACGGGTGCTGTCCACGTACCGTCCTACCGACCGCGCCGTGTTCGTTCGCGATAGCAAGCTTCAAAGCGGAGCATGTATTCCATTCCACGCCCAAACGGCCAGGCAGCTGGCCATATGCCGAGGGCACAAGGTTCCACGGGAGAATCGGCACCTCCACCTGCATATACGGATCGCATTACGGCCGAATCGATTACACACAGCGATGCCTTCCTTTCTCGCGAACGCTGACGGCGATCTCCCCCTTTTTCGTCCCCGGTAGGCCGGTCAGCCGGTGTATACCAACGGGACAACAGCGACGCAGAAACGTTAGCTGGCAGTGGCAGCGGCGGGTCACGTCGACGCCGGCCGCTAACGTCCACGCCCCTGCAGGCCTACTCCTACATTGCCACTGTGCCAGACTGCCAGTGCCGGATTCGTTGGGCTACCTGAGTACACGTCGCGAGACACGCACGCACGGCGCCGCGGCTGGCGATCCTATCGGGTATGCCTCCGGCCTCCCTGCCGTTTTCGGGCTCAGGACTCAGGAGTTGAAGTCTCCTGACTCACACGACACGACACGACACGACACGCATCCAAGCCGCGATGATGCGGTGTACTACGATCGCTTCTCCGGTCGTCGCCCCCGGGTGAGTACGACGGGTGAACGGGAGACGATAAACACGGCGGGCAGAGGAAAATACTgggagccggcggtggaggcaaaACGGCTTGGGGAAATACCTGTCGCCGCACGTCCTTTTCGCGCTCGCTCGCCCCGTCTGAAATCCTGAACGAAACACGAGCAGCCAGTAGAGAAAAAAGCGGCGGCTGTCCAGACGCGTAGCCTTCGTCCCCGTTTCGCCGAACATGCCACGGGCGGAGTGTGACCGGACGCCATTCACGCGCGCCAGAGGATCAGGGCCATAGCCCACAGGGCGTCACCGCATCACCCTGCGTGGCGCGTCATGCTCCTTCGTCCTCGCCTGGCCACCTTATCATTACTATTATTCAGGTGTTTGGATGCATGGAATAATTTTTAGTCCGaatcatattggatgtttggataccgattagaagtattaaatgtgaactaattataaaattaattttataaatcgtggctaatttgcgagatgaatctattaaacctaattaattcataattagcatatatttacttATATTTAGTACCTAATTAGTATGTAAATATTCGTTGTGATAGTAACTAAAATTTTACTCCTGTATCCAAACGGGGAGTAGTGTTAGCCTGCCCGCGACGAGGCAGAAGGCCAGCAGCACAAAACGTCTGATGCTCTGATCCGCTCGACCTCGGTAGTGCCGCCGGCGGTGTGGTACCAGTGTACCACTACTGGTCTAGCAGCACTACTCTTGACTTGTAGAAATTAGGCCGGGTGCCGTCGGAACGACGATCCACTTTGGTTGGTCGCTGGTCGTGACACGAGGCTCCACCACTCCAAGTGGGCCAGGatagaaaaaaaagagtccCTGTTCCTGTTCCCCTCGTGTTGATTCCTCCTGGATATGGCAGCTCATGTGTGTGATCAGGTCGTCGCCTCACCGGGGCAGATTTGTAAGCAGGGATTGTAGTTGTACAGTGGGGACTGATGAGACTCGTTGAAAAGTCTCGAGCTATCCACAGAGCTTCTCGTTCTTAGGATAGGAACAATCAGTCCTCCGACGGTGCCTGCCTGAATCGATGCCGCAGTGGCTATCTCCGTCTTAGCCTGTCGCCGAATTCGCGATGCTGCCAGTGCCACTTCAATATTCCTGTTCCAAAATTTGTCGTACGGTggaaaaaatgaaataaaaattaGAGCAGCACTTCCTTTCGCATGCTGAATCCCATCTTCAACGcgtggtcgccggcgccgccgtaccggcgagaccgccgccgccgcgcgtcgGCGGCTTGGCGGGCCGCCGTGGCAGCGCCAAACCACCTGTCACCGGCGACAAGTCACAAATGGAAACCCAAGCGAGCGCGCGTAGGAGGTAGTAGGACAAGTCCACAGCCAGCGGCCGCGAGGGTCCACCGCCACTTGGCGAAAAGCGCCGCGCACGTGGCGCCCGCCGGGGAGGCCCCTTATCCTTGCCCCGCGGCCAAATGACGGTCCTGCCCCCGAAAAGCACAAAAAGGGCAACCCTTTCCCCCCGCGGGCCCCGCGTCACTTAGGCATCCCGGGTGGGCCCATCCCGCGCGCTCCGCCCTCATCCCTTCCGCTTCTTCCCCTCGCGTTCTCCCCACCTCCACCTGTTGCGCTCcattcccctcctcccccatctTCTCTCCTCGCTTATCCCCCCCGTCCCCTGCTCGCTGTGTTGGCAAAACCTCCTCCTAGTCCTCCAccaagaaaaaaagaggaaaggcCGTTTGCTGTCGCGCGGGAGGAAGGAAGCTTCTCGAGCTCTCCGCCGCTGCCCCGCCCCCGTCGGGCGGTTtccgcgccgcgccggtggGATCCGAGCCCCGAGCTTGGCGCGCGGCGATCCTCGGTGAGTCGCTCTTGCTGCTGTTCGTTCTCGGGTACGATTGGATTCCGTACCGTACCTGCATGGGCTGGCTTGGATTTTGTTTCTTCGACTTTGGGGATTTGAGTGTTCGATTTCGCGTCCGCTTGCTTTAGCCCCCCGGTGTTCCATGGAGTTCGATGTGTGCCGGACTGACATGTCTGAActgtaatttttttctttcctctttGCGGACACTTCACGTTTTGTTCCGTGTCGCGTAGAGCGTACGCGAATGGTTTGTTTCGTTTGATTTCTGTACTTGAGCCTGCGGGCTCAGTTGCTAGTCTTGATTACACCCCGTCTAATCACCGAAGCACCGAGGCTTTGCTTGTATCCGCAGCCAATTCTGCCAGCAAagaactttctttttttttccttttcccttttttgaaAAGTTACTTTAGCATACTGATGCATAGTGAATTAGTGATCATATATTTGCCGCTTTGCTTCTGCGCGgctcttttttctcttcttagCCGCAACTATTCATTGGTGTCAAAAGGAGAACCTTTTGCAGCGTGAATTTGTCTGTTTTGAAAGATAAGAGCGAAATTTGCCACGTTTATTTTAGTGGCGCAGAAAGTCCCCTGGCTTTATCCACGCATATGTGCGCTAGCgaccaggaaaaaaaaagaaaatgtgacGGTTAGTGCTGCTTAACACCTGTGTTTGTTCTAATGGAAGTTTGGCATGTGGCAACTTAGTACGACGCGGCGCTTACTCGTCAAGTGCTTAGAAAGGTGTCTTCTGGATATGCAAAGATACGAGCTTGCCAACGAAACGATAACTAGGTAGCCATTTGCACTGGCGGTTGCTAAAGTTTCGGTTGCACTTCATCCTTTTTGTCTCTCACGCTTGTGTGCTGATATGCTTCGCTAAGCTGGCGCAACAGGAGGCTTTTTACTTCTTCAAAGCAATGTTGCCAATTGCAATTAGAGTTTGTGTAGCCTCAAGTTGACTATTCCCTGCATCTTTTGGTGGTATCAAATGCATTATGGTCACTCTAGCTGAAGTCTTTTGAATCTGTTCTGTTTTCTTCCCCCCTTATGCTTTACAGAGGCAACATGATTGCAACAGGGGTATAGTCTCAATTCTCAAATTCCAGTTTGTTCTGGGTGTAGGTTCCTAAATTAGTGTTCTGTACTTTTGTATTGAAACTTTGAGTTATCTATGCCCTAGCTGGCAGATCTAGGAAGATTCTGTTGAAACCTCAATTTTTCTCTAAGCGGAAGCATTCTATGTAGCCACATCAGAAAGTGTTCATATGTTATCCTAGATTGTCACTAGCTGATGACAGGATGGGAGTATAGATGCATACTTTTGCTGCTTGGTGTACATGTTTTAAATTACTTATTGGTGGAGCAGCACATGTTTGTGTTTTCATGATCTCAGGGGAAAGTTGCTAGGTTTTCAGGCACTCAATCCTTTATCTATATGCCATACTGTCAGATATAACTGTAAGTTTGCTGTATTGTTACTGACTTTTTACATATATATGCAGTATCACATAGGATTCCACTGAATTCAACTGCTGAAGAAAGCCAAGTAAGGTGGCTTTGGTAGTGGGACTGACCAGCTTGTGGAATTTCCCAAATACTGTCCAGGACAATGGCTGCTCTTTGTGATTTCTGTGGGAAACAAAGGTCAATGATCTACTGCAGATCAGATGCAGCATCCTTGTGTTTATCATGTGATCGTAATGTTCATTCAGCTAATGCGCTGTCCCGGCGTCACACAAGGACCCTTCTTTGTGATCGTTGTGGTTCACAGCCTGCAGCTGCCCACTGTATTGAAGAGAACACATCACTTTGCCAAAATTGTGATTGGAATGGGCATGATGCTACATCAGGGGCTACTGGGCATAAAAGGCAGGCCATAAACTGTTACTCCGGGTGCCCATCATCGTCAGAACTTTCGAGAATCTGGTCATTTGTTATGGATATCCCAACTGTAGCTGCTGAGCCCAACTGTGAGGATGGAATAAGCATGATGACAATTGATGACAGTGATGTTACAAATCATTGTGATGCTTCAGATGATAAAAGATTGTTGGAAATAGCTAACACAACACTCATGAGTGATCCACCCACTGGTGACAAGCTTAAACCTCTCATAGGATCTCCTTCAGGTGATGGGTTCAATATTCTGCCACTAGCCACCGATCAGCCTGCCGGATCAGATTCAATGACACCAAAGGTGCTAtgtggtttcatattttcctCAAAAAATGCACTTGAATTTTCTTCCAAGTTTCTGCGTGTCATGAGGCTTTTTGCTTATTGCATGCAAAGTTACTTAACACCTATAATAAAGAGTACTCTCATATGAATATAGCATAGCAATAGTCACGTCGCATTACAGTTTCAGTTGCGCAGCAGCTCAATTCCTGTACTGCTTATCTTTGGAAGATACTGTACACACATTATTCCGTAGTGATGATCCTTTTGTCCCTATTATCGCTGTGTGGCTATCCAAAGTTCTctctcttattttcttttcctgaaGGGCTATCACTGCTCTAATAATTTCACCTTACAATTAAAAGTTCATTCCTGCAACAAGTTATTCGATGCATTTGTATCGATGACTTCCTAATGAGGATGGTTGAACAATTGCAAGCTGAATCAGTTCGGATCTGCTTGTTTATCATCAgcatcttttttaaaaaaaggaaataatctGTCATTGTTGTATGCTTATGAAACACTGGTCACATCTCGCAGGTACCCTATGCTACAGACGATGATAAGTTCAATGATGGCAGCATGTATGAAGACTTATGTGTGGATGATACTGACCTGACATTTGAGAATTACGAAGAACTCTTTGGTACCTCTCACATTCAAACAGAGCAACTCTTTGATGATGCTGGAATTGACAGTTACTTTGAAATGAAGGAAATGCCGCCTTTTGACTCTAATGAGGTTTGTACTTTTCTTGTATACTCCCAATGGTTCAAAGTATATGATGTTAGGACATCGACAGAGTCTACAAGGTGATAATTTGCAatgaatttctatgaaaatATGACATTTGAAACAAAGATAACTAAATATTATGAAAGTACTCTTCATGCATGATAAATCTAGAAACATTTATCTTACAATGTCATTTCACACAATTATCAGATACTGATGGTTAgagtatatatttttatttgtaaCCTTTCTTGTGGGAAAGGAACTACTCTGCTGAAGGCTTCCCATATTTCCTCATAAGCTGCTAGTTAGCTATGATGAGTTTATTTTCCTACCTTAGTTGTTGTCTACAACTTGTTTCTTATTTCACTCTGTTTCAGTTCAGGGACATTTGGTGTTTAAATTGGTTAAATTTGTTATCCATCCATGAAATACAATGCTTGTTTGTTAAATTAATAAGAACTTCACGTTCTTTCACTACATATTTTTTGcaagtttcaactttcaaccCATGTATGATGGATATCCTGCGTCTTGCTCTTGCATTAAAAGGGTTTTATAGTGGACAATTACTCTATTTTATTGAATTCATTGATATACATAGGGAAGTCAAATTGATGCTGCTTTGCTAAATTTTTGGGGCCATCTTTATTTTTTCAGGAGCCCAAATATATGCAGCTGGAATGTAGCAATGTGGTATCAGCAGATTCCGCGATGTCAAACCAAGGTGCAAGGGCTGATTCCAGCCTTTGTATTCCTGTTAGGCAAGTCAGATCCAGTATATCTCAATCCTTCTCTGGTTTGACTGGTGAGAGCAGTGCTGGAGATCACCAAGATTGTGGGGTATCACCAATGCTCCTCATGGGTGAGCCACCGTGGCATCCTCCTGGTCCTGAAGGTTCAGTTGCTGGAGGCAGCAGAGATAGTGCTCTCACACGatacaaggagaagaagaagagacgaAAGTAAGCACATCTAATTGTCAGCTACTCAGGAAAATTGCgataaaaatagttttttttctgtGCTTAGAACTTATAGATCATGCTTAATGGTTTAGGAAAATGCCTCCCGCTTTTGGTGTCTCCTTTTAATTTCACTATTGTATTTCCTTTCAAAAGTTGTGAATTGACCTTTATTTTCACGAATTTGGTCAATAGGTTTGACAAGAAGATCAGATATGCTTCTCGCAAGGCTAGGGCAGACGTGAGGAAAAGGGTCAAGGGACGGTTTATAAAGGCTGGCGAAGCGTATGACTACGATCCGCTAAGCCAAACAAGGAGCTACTGATCCCTGGATGCGACTGGCTATCTTCCAGTGTCAGGCTTGCAACCTTCAACTGCTCATCTGTTGTAGGTTGCGCGACAAGATCACTGGAGAGCGCAAGCAATTGCATGCAGCAGAGCCTGCAATTGAAATACGGGGAAAGGGTTAAAAAGAGATACCAAATGTTGGGATGAAAATgacacaaaaaagaaagaaagatgcaTACATGCTGGAAGTCAGTGGATGCTGCTACTGCTCCATTTTCTTTGGCGGAACATGCATCTTCAGTTGCTTGTGGATGAGTGGTCTGAATCGCGCTCTGCCCTCTGTGCATTGATCGGATGCAGCCATGGGCGATCGTCCTCCAGCCCCACCGCTCCATGCATGGCGACCATACCTGCTTCTGCTATGGTGTTCTGCGGTGAGCTGCCAGGTTGTATACATTCTGAGTAACAGCCTAACAGGATACACTGTACCTCTCAAGTTTCCTCCTGTAATATTATTTTGCGAAGCACAATCTTCTGCTGTGAGGAGATTGTTCTTCGGTCGTGTATGTTTGTAGATTGACCTAACACTGTAAAGAAAAATGCCCTGGTGATTGTAAAGTTCTGGACACTGAACCCCTGTTAAAGGTTTTCCTTTTTGTGCCACGATAACCTTCTTGTGCATATTGTCGTCTGAAAATACTATGTTATGATAAGTTGTTTCTCTATAATGTACGTACTGTAGATTAGTAATCGCCACTCGGTGGCTGGTTTGCTGATCCCACCTGGTAGAGCCGGCCCTCAGCCTAGTTGAACCGGACCATGTGGGAGTGCACATTCTCTGAATTACTGCGCACCGTGACATGATCACTTATCACTTAAGTGTAAGGCGTGCAATAAAGGGCTCACCCCCAACCTCGCCGCACCGAAAGTGCGGGTGCGGCAAACGAAACGAGCAACAAATTTTTGGTAAGAAATAAAACTGCAAAGCACTAAGAAgacgtctaactgagcacggcACATCAAAAAAGTACGGATCGCAAATTAAAACAACAACCTAAATTGTGTGTAGCACGCTGAATTATGGTGTGGTAACCTTTGGACGCCATCTAAAGATGTCCTTAATGTTAGAGTCGGTGCAGCGAGTTAGAGGATCTCAATTCACCGGGTGGCGTGCCCTATTCCTTTCCCTTCCCCTCGCTCCCCACCACACACCTTCCCCAGCCAAATCCGATCTCCAGTGAGCAGTATGGCGGGTGGCGGCAGCGCTGATGGGAGAGCTCGTGGAGGCAATCCTCCTCCGCACGCCCCTGATCCTGCGAGCCTCGTCCGCGCTGCCTTAGTCTGCAAGCGGTGGTGCCGCATCATCTCTGACCCCGGCTTCCACCACCGATACCGTGAGCTCCATCGCACGCCCGCGATGCTTGGCTTCCTCAGGAACCACGGGACGGTATCATCCTTCGTACCCACTTCCTCCTTCAGTCCGCCTCGGGCCGCTAGCCGCAACTTTCACGTGATTGACGCTCGCCACACCAcagccgcgtcctcctccacggTGTGCCTTGGGAGCTAGGGGGAAACCCCTTGGACAATCCCTTCGTGGTCTGGGACCCATCACGGGTGAGCGGAGGGGGCTGCCCTTACTGCCATGATCCTTCAACCCTTATAGCTGGAACGCTGCCGTGCTCTGCGCCTTCGCCAATACCTGCGATCACCTCAACTACCGTCGTGGACCTTTCCTAGTAGTCCTTGTGGGCACAGACCAAGAGCGGATGTTTGTCATGTCTACTCATCAGAGTCTACTGTATGGAGCGAACGGGCCTCCACAGAGTACCCAAGTGATGAAATAGTTCTGATGCCGAGCGTCTTGTGGGGAATGCACTCTACTTCAAAACAATAGCGGAAGTATCATGTAGTATGGTTTAGGCACAAGGGAAATGGCTGTGATTCAAGTGCCACCAGAATGTTCCTTTTGATGAGTTGTTCTCATGACTACAGAAGACGGTGGGCTGGGACTCGCCTACATGGAGGACTTTAGACTGCATCTGTGGTTGAGGGTGGATGGTCCTGATGGGAATGTAGGATGGGCACAAAGCATTACTTCCTAATGATGCCCTCTCAGATTCACTTGATGTAGCTGGCTTTGCGGACGGCGTTGCTGTCATCTTTGTGCGTACAGATGAGGGGCTTTTCACTATTGATCAAGTCTAGCCATGTCACAAGAGTTTGCAGAGAAGGTTGGTACTAAGGCAATTACCCCTATGTGAGCTTCTACACTCCAGGTAAAATAAAAAACGCATACgtcttgtttatttttctttaacgTGTAATAATGATGGTTAATAACAAATGTTCACTGAGGGGAAATCAGTGAGCTGATGTTTATTTCAAAACTTTGCATTTCTGCAGCATTGGAAGCAGCCTCTACAATTGTGGGACCAAGAATAGGCACCTCAAACACCTGATGAACATGAGGTTCTAAATTGAAATTGCAGGTTTCTCGGTCAAGGTCAAACTGGATCATGGTAGTTGTTAATAATACAAGCTTTGTGGTGAAACAACTCTTTAGCATGAATGAAGTTACTTATGGTCTTAGTTTGTTGGCCTTTAGAGGTTCTGCGTTTCGTGCTAAAGATCTCGTCTCTTATGTTTGTTACCTTATCATCGCTGTAAACTTTGCTTGGGCTTCTCCATCAAGCTGACAAGCAACCCTGTATTATTCTACTCTACATGTACTCCTGAACATGAGCTTGCCATGAAACACCTGAATGGTTGAATGCATATATATGGTTCCCCTCGTGTAAAAACTAAAACATCTATGAGCATTTGAAACGTATACCGTTCCTGTTCTGTATGAATGTCAGGTAGAGAAACATTGTTGCAGTCTTTACTCTCTAGCAGCAGTGCCAGAACAAGCAAGGGAGGACACTCAAAATATATTAATGAATTGAGATTTTCAGATATATTGTTCAAATTTGGATCAGGGCAGGAGGAGGGCTTGGGAATTTGGTTGTTGGACGATGCATGGTACCCGACGGAGTGAGCACTCATCGGTGACTATATTGGGCGATACCGCAGCGGATTGGTTCCCTGGTCCTGTCGTGGAtgatgctgaattgctgatgcCGTCGGGTGAGTCGGCGTTCATGGCCACAGTCGAGCACGAGCATGAGCATGGGTCGCGCTCATGCCGTCTCTGTTCTCCCgtccccttcgccgccgccgccgacgtctgGGACATCCGGTGCTCCCCGCCGCGGTGGCCACGCTGAGGAGTGAGGACCCGGTGCAAGAACTCCAGGATGAAGAACGCGATGAAGGCGAGCCCCAAGAAgtgcgggtcggcggcggcggcatagCCGCGCGCGGGTTCGTGTACCACATCGCAAGCGGTTCCTGCAGCAGCGGCTCGACGACGGCAGGCGCGAGGTCGACCTCATCTTCGCCAGCGTGTCGTGCCACGCCGCGCAGATGATGGTGCCATGGTGGACCTATTCGGCAACTACCTCATGCAGAAGTTGCTCGCCGCCTGCGACGCCGGGCAGAGGATAGCTCGTGCTCACCCTCACTGCCCACCCCTTCGTGCTCGTCAGGATATCGCATCGCTGAACGTCCATGGGCAATCCAGCATCATCGATTCCACGACTCAGTCGGCGTTCATGGCCACGGCTGAGCATGGGCGGCGCGCGGTGAAGCTCGCGGGACCGGCGGCCGTGACGCGGCGGCACCAGCGCTCGGCGGGCGAGAAGCGCAGAAGGTGGGGCGATCCGCTTTGACCTGGTATTGAGCTCCTGGCCGCGGGAATGGGATCCAACGGTCTAGGTGACCTTGAGCCCGGACGGTGAATGAAATACCGTCGGGACTTGGGCCGTGCTATCCGTGGGCCGCATGACATTTTGGCACGGCCCAAAACACGCTACGGTACGATAAATTTTGGGCCGTGCCGGCACGGCACGAACGCGAGGGTCGTGCCGTGCTTAGGATCTCGACACGACACGTCATGTATTTTGGGCTGTGCTTGAGCCAGCACGGCACGAAATGGCCCATTAGCACATTTATAGACTGTATCGTCCAAATACCATTGGTTCTATGTGTCATGTAGCCTAACATAGCTACTACCATGAAGAAAACCGCAAAATCTATCTTTCAAGCGTGGAATCATGATAACGATCATTCATAACATAATAATATTGCATTTCTCGTATGGCCACACTATCTATATAAT
Proteins encoded in this window:
- the LOC117836200 gene encoding zinc finger protein CONSTANS-LIKE 9 produces the protein MAALCDFCGKQRSMIYCRSDAASLCLSCDRNVHSANALSRRHTRTLLCDRCGSQPAAAHCIEENTSLCQNCDWNGHDATSGATGHKRQAINCYSGCPSSSELSRIWSFVMDIPTVAAEPNCEDGISMMTIDDSDVTNHCDASDDKRLLEIANTTLMSDPPTGDKLKPLIGSPSGDGFNILPLATDQPAGSDSMTPKVPYATDDDKFNDGSMYEDLCVDDTDLTFENYEELFGTSHIQTEQLFDDAGIDSYFEMKEMPPFDSNEEPKYMQLECSNVVSADSAMSNQGARADSSLCIPVRQVRSSISQSFSGLTGESSAGDHQDCGVSPMLLMGEPPWHPPGPEGSVAGGSRDSALTRYKEKKKRRKFDKKIRYASRKARADVRKRVKGRFIKAGEAYDYDPLSQTRSY